GCTTCTTGTCCCAAAGCATTTGCTTGATCAGAATGTTAAATGTACAAGTTGTTGGTTCTATCCCCTGCTTCTTCATCTTGTCTAGTAAATCTATAGCCCTATCCAATCTTTTCACTTTGCACAGACCATCAATAAGGGCGTTGTAGGTGTGAACATCAGATATACAGTCCTCTGAAGCCATCTTCTCCATCAGCCCAAAAGCAGAATCAATATCACCTACTTGGCAATATCCATGAATCAGTGAATTATATATGACGCTGTGTGCCTTAATACCTTTCTGAGGAAGACAAGAAAAGAGAGAATGAGCCTCCTCCAGTCGACCTTGCTCACAATGAGCATCTATAAAGATGGCATAAGTTTGTCGATCTGGAAGAACGCCATAATCCTCCATCAAATCAAGCAACCGGAAAGCAATATTCATTTCACCCACGCTACACTGACCAGATATCAGCGAGTTGAATGTAACAGTATCCGGCGACAACCCAGCCCCAACCATTTGTGTCAAGAAGGCCATCGCTTGATGCACTTTACCACCGCAACAGAATCCATGGATCACCACATTaaaaatttggacatttgggttgaCCCCATTCTTCTTCATCAACTGCAAAACATCAAGAGCAGCCTTCATATCACCAACCTTACAATACCCATCAATCAACACATTGTAAGTGGCAACTCCAAGAGCAACGCCCTTCACTAAGGCTTCACACAACACCTTGGCACGATGCTCCACTTTTCCATGCTTCCACAGACCATGGACAACTATGGTATATGTCCAGCAATCTGGAGCACGCTGCTGCATCTCCATTTTCTCCAACAACTTGGTCACATCATCGAACCTCCCCTCCTGACAAAGTCCGCCAATCAAGGCATTATAAGTCACGACGTTTGGCACCACACCCTTATCGACCATCTCACCCAACAAAGCCTCCGCGTCCCCGACACGCCTAGCCTTGCAGAGCCCATCGAGCAGCACAGTGTATGTGTGCACGCCGGGTTTGCACCAGCCCCTCGACATTTTAGCAAACACCCTACAGGCATCGTCAATGCGCCCCACGGCACACAGGCCCTGGATCAGGATAGTGTAGGAGTGTCTGTCGTAGTAGGCACCCCAACGGCGTGGCATCTGCACGAACAAACCGCACGCAGCTGTGAGGAGGCCGGCCCTGCAGAGGCCGAGCATGAGGCAGTTGTAGGTGAAGGTGTCCGGCGCGAACCCCGCCTCGTGCATCCGAGCCAGAGCGGCCCTGGCGTCGGCGAGGAGAGCGAGCTTGCAGTGCGCGCTGATGAGCGTGTTGTAGGTACAGCGATCGGGAGGCGCACCGGACTTTACCATGGCGCCGAAGGAGGCCAGGAGGTGCGCGAGGCGCGGCGCCTCACTGCCCCTGGAAGAATATGCGATGAGGGCGGCATTGTGGGATCGGACGTCGGAGGGGTCGAGGCGAGGGGGGTCCAGGTCAGGAGGGGATGGAACGGCCGCCGCTGCGGCTGAGGTGGAGAAGCGGAGGGCGTCGATggactccgccaccgccaccgcccgcgGCGGCGAGAGGCGGCGCATAATTGGTGGGAGTTTAGTGATGGGAAGCGAACGATCGGATCTGGGGACGAATCAGGGGAAGATGCTGGCTGAATTGGTGCGAGATGATAGTTCCGTCTCTCCCTGGTTCACCCAGGCAAACCTGgccaaatgggccggcccggcccggcacggcacggcctgGGTTAAACGGGTCAGGCACGGCACGGCCCGGGCAGGCACGCTAAGTACTCGGGCCGTGCCGGGCCAGCACGCGTGCTGGCCtcccaggcccaggcacggcccatggCTAAACGTGCTGGCACGTAGGCCCGATTGGCACGTTTACGTGCGAGGAGGCAGGGCGCACAGCGCTGGCGCGTCGTTCGCGCATGCTAGCTGTCTCGTGCGAAGGCATGCATGCACGTCTGCAAGACTGCAAGGCTCACTCCTACGTAGTAGTAGCACACTAGCGCACGATTTTTTAAAAATTTCACTAGCACACGCATAGCAGTAGGCAGTAGCACATTAGTTGTCGGCCCACTTCAGTCGAGTCGATCCATGGAACAAGGCGNNNNNNNNNNNNNNNNNNNNNNNNNNNNNNNNNNNNNNNNNNNNNNNNNNNNNNNNNNNNNNNNNNNNNNNNNNNNNNNNNNNNNNNNNNNNNNNNNNNNNNNNNNNNNNNNNNNNNNNNNNNNNNNNNNNNNNNNNNNNNNNNNNNNNNNNNNNNNNNNNNNNNNNNNNNNNNNNNNNNNNNNNNNNNNNNNNNNNNNNNNNNNNNNNNNNNNNNNNNNNNNNNNNNNNNNNNNNNNNNNNNNNNNNNNNNNNTTGGTTTTTTAGACGACCCCCGCTGTCGCGCTAGTTGTGCCGTGCCGGGCTGGCACGCGTGTCGGCCGAGGCAGCCCAGGCACGGCCCACTAAGCCACGTGTCGTGCCGGCCCGTGACGGGCCAGGCACGCGGGCTATCGTGCCGGCCCGACAagaccggcccgtttggccaggtatgcacccagggcgtgtttggttgctttCATTGCTCCCCTCTTAGCCAGGCTGAGCACGGCCCGAATAAGCAAAAATAGGGTCAAAAACATAGATGACTAGTTGATTGGTTGTCTGTATTGGGGTTTTGTCATTAAGATGCAATTTTTACTCGGCAtttgattgcatacatgtatatgatTATCAGCGTTAACAACAAAACTTAACAGTCATCGGGTTAGGCTTGACATTTCGTCAAACACTCTGAGCATGCCGGAACTTTCACTGCCCATCGTGCCCACCATCAGCTCCCGGTGACCGTGGACGCGCCCGACTCGCTGTCCTGGCCGTGGCTGCGCCTGGCTCGTTGCCGGTGAGGAGGCACATCATGTGCTGGTGCGCGGGCGGGCCATGGAACCACCACTCGAGGTCCGGCGCGAGGAGGGAGTGGACGGTGGCGTGGTCGCGGTTGTTGAGTGCCTTGTAGATGTGGAGCACGAGGAACTTGTTGCGCTGCTCCTCAGTCTCGTGCCCGCGCACGGAGGCGAACCCGCCCTCCAGCTGATCCAGGTTAGCCAGCTCCTCCCGAGGTTTTCGGCCGCTCCTCCTGTCGGAGACGAAGAAGAAGACGGCGATGGCGACGGTTTGATATCGACTACTTGATGCTCGTGGTCCGCTCTACGAGGTGCTGGATCCGCTCCCCTGCTCCCATGGCGGACGGGATCGCACTGGAGTAGAGGGAGAAAGAGGGGATTGAGGattagggagagagagagggattaaCTCGAGACACACGTCTCCAGAGAGCCACCCACGTGCGCCTCGAAGCATCGCCCGGGTCTGGCTCTGGGGAAACTGCTGATTCGGCCGTTCCCAACGGGCCAGGCCTAGGGGTGCTTTAAGAACCGTGCTATGCGGGCTCAACAGTGTGTGCGATGAACCAAACAACCGAGGTCCAAAAAGATGTTGCATCGTGTGGCCCTGGTTGGGCTCAATGCTGGCAACCAAACTCACCCCGAGAGGTGCAGGCTGAATGGGATTCTCTGACTTTGTAAATATTGCCAAACACGTTGTGGGTGGCTGACGCCAACAAATTCCTATCTTTTCTGAGCGAAAAGCAATTCATAACCTTTTTTGAAGCGAAGACATGCATGTAGTTGTACTTAGGGCTTATTAGGGTATCTCGGCTCTGGCCTGGGCCTTCTTGGGCTTCGGTATTTGCCCCACTTTACAAGCCTCGTATCCTTAAAAAGGGTTACTTTGCGTGATGGTTGTTCCAATGGCAAGTGGCCTCAACCCCACCCGTCAATCTCgggggaaagggaggggcaaatTATCAAAATGAAAAGTAAAGTGTGGGTTAAGATTCAATTTCTTACTTTGATAGTGAGATGTAGTGGACGATCCAATGCTTTCTTCATGGACGGGTGAACAATATGATGGATGCAACTGCGTCTGGTACTTGAATGTTATTTTTTAGGGTGTGGCACACTTTATTTGAATGAAATGGTTACATCACAAAAGCAAGTTAGCTAAGAGAAAAATTCAAGGATCTCCATCCCAATAAATTACATAGTTCGAACCATACTAGTATGCCACTTTGTTCACCTTCCTTGGGCAATGTGCAAAATATATCGAGCTCACTATGGGCAATCTCAAAGCACTCAACGAGAACAACAAACTAGGGTTCCAAATCTCTGTTTCCCTGTTGCAAGCTTGTATGATTTCGAGACAATCTGATTCAAATGTGGCCATTGAACGGCCAAGACGATCCAGCATCAGTAATCCATCTCTTGTCGCCATTATCTCCGCAGTCTAGAACATGATCGATTAAGGTGGTTGAACCTGTCGTCGCCTCACCCAGATGATTACAAAGAACATGTGTTTTGGctcactgtaacgccctcgatgcggctatatctcccacgtgtcgaagcacgacttagaggcataaccgcattgaaagcaatgtcgcaagtgaggtaatcatcacacaacccatgtaatacataagggaaagagatacatagttggcttacaatcgccacttcacacaattacatgaataaagcattacatcatccaaatacaatcaaggtccgactacggaaccaaaataaaagaagaaccccaaatgcgacaaggtccccgatcgaccccaactgggctccactactgatcaactagaacgaaacaccacaaaggacaagatcttcaacgagctcctcctgagcttggttgcgtcaactgcacggtctcatcggcacctgcaagctggtttttggaagtatctgtgagccacagggactcagcaatctcgcaccctcgcgatcaagactatttaagcttatgggtaaggtaaaaggtatgaggtggagctgcagcaagcgactagcatatatggtggctaacatacgcaaatgagagcaagacgagaaggcaaagcacggtcgataaaagtatgatcaagaagtgatcctagaacaacctacgtcaagcataactccaacaccgtgttcacttcccggactccgccggaaagagaccatcacagttacacacgcagttgattcattttaattaagttaaggttcaagttatctacaaccggacattaacaaattcccatctgcccataaccgcgggcacggctttcaaaagttcaaatccctgcaggggtgtcccaacttagcccatgacaagctctcacggtcaacgaaggaatagacctcctcccgagacattctgatcaggctcggtatctcggctctacaagacatcctcgacaatggtaaaacaagtccagcaaaaccacccgctgtgccgacaaatcccgataggagctgcacatatctcgttctcagggcacaccggataagctaagagtacaagagccgacgtaacccaagttgccaagggatggccctacacggtgctctgggttggaccaacactcagaggagcactggcccggaggggttaaaataagatgacccttgggctggcctaacccaagggaaaaagaggctaggtggcaaatggtaaaaccaaggttgggccttgctggaggagttttattcaaagcgaactgtcaaggggttcccattataacccaaccgcgtaaggaacgcaaaatccgggaacataacaccgatatgacggaaactagggcggcaagagtggaacaaaacaccaggcataagaccgagcctccaccctttaccaagtatatagatgcattaattaaataagatatatcgtgatatcccaacaaaatatccatgttccaatatggaacaagcttcaatcttcacctgcaactaacaacgctataaaaggggctgagcaaagcggtaacatagccaaacaacggtttgctaggacaaggtgggttagaggcttggtttaacaatacgggaggcatgataagcaagtggtcggtatcgcagcataggcatagcaaaagagcgagcaactagcaagcaaagatagaagtgatttcaagggtatggtcatcttgcctgaaatcccgcaaggaagaagaacgagtccatgaagaagacaaacggatgtagacgaacgggtcctcacaaacacgacgttaccggaaccaacccaaagaagcaaacaccggaaaagaagcacacaacatagtaaacagccaatacatgaacatggtatgatatgcgggatgcgatgcgggatgcaaaatgcaagatatgacaggcaatgcatgaacctggcctcaatttggaaaaccaagtgtgcaactggaaagatgagatgaaatcgcttgaaaacgatataaagaacaccggaatcggagttacggtttggaaatggcaagcgattcaaaaatgacaccggtctgcgatttacagcaagtaggcatctaaatgcaacgatatgaacatgctacagcaaccaaacatgacaacaaaatacatggcagggatgaattcaagatgcttaacaaaagtctagcactgagctacggccaattcatccattaacaggttcaaacaagcatggcaaaaatgcatatggcaaacaaatctcagacttagtgaaattaacacttgtctggaatttcagatcaggtagccctcttcggagcaacaaaactacatgttacaggatctgaacatggcaaagtaaagcatggcatggagctactcaaagagcttaacaaaggtcccttagtgaccttgagccaaaagggatcagaaaatacaattgcaagtatgtgaacatggcaaaaacataatcagttttcatacttagtgaaaactggcacatgctgaaatataactcaagtaggcatgtttacgagctcgatgcactcactacggtgcaagtcatggcaagacaagcatacacccatcaagaaggcacaaaattcaatctagacatggcaagaataatagcatagcatgcatggatcaactacaacatcaccggcaaaattgcaaacaagttgacagtctgcccagattcacaaagtagcaaaagtagagctcgattgactcaagctagggtgctccataattgcgaacaaagacatggatggatagagcactacaatgttaacaaaacatctttactgatcatcctcaaaagaggcacggatcactaggaaacaacatgaacatatggcatcatgagataaacagctccaggacttagtgaaatcactaagtccttgaaaacagaattagcaagtgcaccactttgcaggcttgcacaagtcactacacacatcctaaaaatacatgggttgcacctcttgagagatgacaaaacccttaacaaaacacatgtagagcatcagggcatagcatgcacacattaatcatggcaaaaatgacaaaaagctaaatggagtagcagatctgacaattatctcaagtagccctcttctaacagcctttcgggcatcaagatgagctcaaatgaaaatgatgcaatggaatgaaatgatgtactctctgagataaacattttgatatgctatatgcatgaatcggagctacagatgcgaaGTTACGACACGATGGACATGGGCACATGGATCTGTGATTtggggacttagacgaattttacctccgcgaaaagtcaacgcgggacggagcggTTTCGGGACGGAGCGGTGCGGATCCGAGACGGGTGTGTTTGGTTGGGCTCCCGATGGATCTCGTCCAGGCGCGGCAGATCTGGCCGGGACGGACTCCGGCGAGCGGCGCGGCGATTCCGGCGAGGGGGCGGAGCACCCGCGGGGCATGGCGGTGGCCGGGGCCGGAGCAGGGCGGCGCGGCGCNNNNNNNNNNNNNNNNNNNNNNNNNNNNNNNNNNNNNNNNNNNNNNNNNNNNNNNNNNNNNNNNNNNNNNNNNNNNNNNNNNNNNNNNNNNNNNNNNNNNNNNNNNNNNNNNNNNNNNNNNNNNNNNNNNNNNNNNNNNNNNNNNNNNNNNNNNNNNNNNNNNNNNNNNNNNNNNNNNNNNNNNNNNNNNNNNNNNNNNNNNNNNNNNNNNNNNNNNNNNNNNNNNNNNNNNNNNNNNNNNNNNNNNNNNNNNNNNNNNNNNNNNNNNNNNNNNNNNNNNNNNNNNNNNNNNNNNNNNNNNNNNNNNNNNNNNNNNNNNNNNNNNNNNNNNNNNNNNNNNNNNNNNNNNNNNNNNNNNNNNNNNNNNNNNNNNNNNNNNNNNNNNNNNNNNNNNNNNNNNNNNNNNNNNNNNNNNNNNNNNNNNNNNNNNNNNNNNNaggcaggcggcggcggcggcgtcagtCGGGTGCGGCGATGCGGGGCGcccaggcgcggggcggcgcggttcGGGCCCCGCtggccggatctgggccgcgcgggcccgcggcggcggaggagagaggaggCGGTGAGGTGGCGGTGTCGGATAGGCTGGCGGCGGTGATGAGGTGACGTGGCACGCTGCCATTGGGCGGAAGGAGGTGGCCGGCGAGATGGACGCGTCcgccggcgggcggacatgtccggcggcgcggagggagttggatctagggttggactgcgcgaaaatttcggaggagagcacatatttataggtagagggagctaggagagtccaaatgaggtgcggttttcggccacgcgatcgtgatcgaacgaccgagatgatggaagaggtttaggtgggttttgggccaaatgggaggggtgttgggctgcaacacacacgaggccttttcggtccctcggttaaccgttggagtatcaaacgaagtccaaatgatacgaaacttgacaggcggtctacggtagtaaaccaaggccgcttggcaagtctcggtccaatccggaaatgtttaatccccacacacgaaagaaagctagaaatgaccaccggaggagaacgaagcgccagaatgcaaaacggacaacggggaaaatgctcggatgcatgagacgaacacgtatgcaaatgaaatgcacatgaagacatgatatgcaatgcatgacacacaagcaatgacaatgcaacaacagcgaataactgcacgacacctggcacaccggtctcggggcgttacactcacATACCATCATAAAAAAACAAGCATCGTCATTCATCTTGTAGGAATTTGGAGTAGGCTTGGACCATTTTTCCTTCCTGGTTTGAATTGAGCTCATTGAAGATTTGATGTTATTACATGTATTGCTAGAGTGGTTCTCGATGGACTCAAAACACATCCCCATTCACTGTGTCTCTTCATTACCACCAGATATG
The sequence above is a segment of the Triticum dicoccoides isolate Atlit2015 ecotype Zavitan chromosome 1A, WEW_v2.0, whole genome shotgun sequence genome. Coding sequences within it:
- the LOC119365161 gene encoding pentatricopeptide repeat-containing protein At5g65560-like — encoded protein: MRRLSPPRAVAVAESIDALRFSTSAAAAAVPSPPDLDPPRLDPSDVRSHNAALIAYSSRGSEAPRLAHLLASFGAMVKSGAPPDRCTYNTLISAHCKLALLADARAALARMHEAGFAPDTFTYNCLMLGLCRAGLLTAACGLFVQMPRRWGAYYDRHSYTILIQGLCAVGRIDDACRVFAKMSRGWCKPGVHTYTVLLDGLCKARRVGDAEALLGEMVDKGVVPNVVTYNALIGGLCQEGRFDDVTKLLEKMEMQQRAPDCWTYTIVVHGLWKHGKVEHRAKVLCEALVKGVALGVATYNVLIDGYCKVGDMKAALDVLQLMKKNGVNPNVQIFNVVIHGFCCGGKVHQAMAFLTQMVGAGLSPDTVTFNSLISGQCSVGEMNIAFRLLDLMEDYGVLPDRQTYAIFIDAHCEQGRLEEAHSLFSCLPQKGIKAHSVIYNSLIHGYCQVGDIDSAFGLMEKMASEDCISDVHTYNALIDGLCKVKRLDRAIDLLDKMKKQGIEPTTCTFNILIKQMLWDKKHADAAKMYEQMISSGCKPDKQTYTLKISTDWFEGARKEENIDVAIVEMHEAGVSPDVETYNAIIKAYSDAGLMEKAFFAHVKMLSVPIDPNCTTYSILLNHMCNKDDSDAFDNEKVWKMVDVRNLQELFEQMCKSDAAPGISTYKALLRGLCNQCRLEEVEWLLLKMQGNSVLLDEDMSDYLLGCYCNLKMYREACEQFRSMAHQSFQPGLKSCCLLLSGLCDSGDHGMAVSIFSDILGLGYNYDEVVWKLLIDCLHKKGHTGACLGMLSVMDDKKCVASTRTYASLIHLLLETE